Proteins encoded within one genomic window of Desulfonatronovibrio hydrogenovorans DSM 9292:
- the rplL gene encoding 50S ribosomal protein L7/L12 has product MSDISKEQVIDFISNMTVLELSEFIKELEEKFGVSAAAPVAAVAAMPGAGGGDAAPAEEEQTEFDVVLKEVGGNKIAVIKAVRALTSLGLKEAKAKVDELPSAIKEAVSKEEAEEAKKQLEEAGAVVEVK; this is encoded by the coding sequence ATGTCTGATATTTCCAAGGAACAGGTAATTGATTTTATTTCCAACATGACTGTGTTGGAACTCTCAGAGTTCATTAAAGAACTTGAAGAGAAGTTTGGTGTGTCTGCAGCAGCACCTGTGGCAGCAGTAGCAGCCATGCCAGGGGCTGGAGGCGGTGATGCAGCCCCTGCAGAAGAGGAACAGACTGAGTTTGACGTGGTCCTGAAGGAAGTTGGCGGCAACAAGATCGCCGTGATCAAGGCTGTTCGTGCTCTGACCAGCCTGGGACTGAAAGAGGCCAAAGCCAAAGTAGACGAACTCCCCTCTGCCATCAAGGAAGCAGTTTCAAAGGAAGAGGCTGAAGAAGCCAAAAAGCAGCTTGAAGAAGCCGGCGCAGTCGTCGAAGTCAAGTAA
- the rpoB gene encoding DNA-directed RNA polymerase subunit beta produces MALFTKKFGQIKYTLGVPHLLNLQLSSFQDLMQEDVDPASRADKGLEGVFRSVFPIEDFNKTATLEFVSYEISQPKYDVGECLSKGLTYEAPIRIKVRLIVYDVDEESGNRTVRDIKEQDIYFGTIPLMTTKGTFVINGTERVIVNQLQRSPGIIFEHDSGRTHSSRKVLYSSRIIPMRGSWLDFEFDHKDIFYVRIDRRRKMYATILLKAMGMTSEEILDYFYEKETLRFESGRVYRKILAEHYRKENAFEDIEDQEGNVIVKKGRPITKRAWKQLIKSGIEFIEIDQHQLTAQYVARDLIHPETGEVMAEMGDSLNPDLVQNIFEAKIKEMQILYTAGQDVSSSIRDTLKLDKTQDMLEAQVEIYKRLRPSSPPTPEIASSFFDNLFRNPDYYDLSPVGRYKLNSRLGLDLPMDFKTLSNEDILRVIKHLTRLKDTHGPADDIDYLGNRRVRPVGELVENQYRIGLVRMERAVKERMSLQEVATLMPHDLINPKPVTAVLKEFFGTSQLSQFMDQTNPLSEVTHKRRLSALGPGGLTRERAGFEVRDVHPSHYGRICPIETPEGPNIGLIVSLTTHAQVNDFGFIETPYRLVKNNKVTDEIVYLDASREQDQIIAQANAPIDDQGRFTTDLVSARIHGEFNLVPKEEVTLMDISPSQIVSISSSLIPFLEHDDANRALMGSNMQRQAVPLLRSEQPLVGTGMEGIVARDSGSCVASEENGVVRFVDAEKVVVSYDRELSSAKGDTICYELQKFHKSNQNSCFGQKPRVLPGQEVRKGDILADGPGIMDGELALGKNLLVAFMPWCGYNFEDSILISERMVKDDVFTSVHIEEFDVIARDTKLGPEEITRDIPNVSDEMLKNLDESGIIMIGAKVKQDDILVGKITPKGETQLTPEERLLRAIFGDKARDVKNTSLKVPPGIEGTVIDVKVFNRRSSEKDERTKAIEDYELEKLTKKEEIHITSVTAQVRDRMWNIVSGKRLGMTIMGRKKGEVLAEANQTLKREDLDSIPVKKLAGAFAGKDVNEAVGDVLATYENQLRLIQNLYHQKKEKAVEGDDLPPGVTKMVKVFIAVKRKLNVGDKMAGRHGNKGVVSCILPEEDMPFFADGTPVDIVLNPLGVPSRMNIGQIMETHLGWAAKELGRQLASMVDSGIDVKMLRKEISQIFDSPEIDSLAETLDDQAFVEAVKELRSGIITKTPVFDGAEEDHIWSWLERAGLSDDGKSVLFDGRTGDPFKNRVTVGYMYMLKLHHLVDEKIHARSTGPYSLVTQQPLGGKAQFGGQRLGEMEVWAIEAYGAAYLLQEFLTVKSDDVTGRVNMYEKIVKGNNFLESAMPESFNVLIKELMALGLDVELLQDEKKKLGK; encoded by the coding sequence ATGGCACTATTCACCAAAAAATTCGGCCAGATTAAATATACCTTGGGGGTCCCTCATCTGTTAAATCTTCAGCTGAGCTCTTTCCAGGATCTCATGCAGGAAGATGTTGACCCGGCCAGCAGGGCTGACAAGGGACTGGAAGGAGTATTCCGGTCAGTATTTCCCATTGAGGATTTTAACAAGACCGCTACTCTGGAGTTTGTGAGCTATGAGATTTCCCAGCCCAAATATGATGTGGGAGAGTGTCTGTCCAAAGGTCTGACCTATGAAGCACCCATCCGGATCAAGGTAAGGCTCATTGTGTACGACGTGGATGAAGAGTCCGGTAACAGGACCGTCCGAGATATCAAAGAACAGGATATTTATTTCGGAACCATCCCCCTGATGACTACCAAGGGAACTTTTGTCATCAATGGTACAGAGCGGGTAATAGTCAACCAGCTTCAAAGGTCGCCCGGGATTATTTTTGAACATGATTCAGGCAGGACCCATTCGAGCCGGAAAGTACTTTACAGCTCCCGCATAATTCCCATGCGTGGGTCATGGCTTGATTTTGAGTTTGATCACAAGGATATATTTTATGTCCGTATTGATCGCCGGCGGAAAATGTACGCCACCATTCTACTCAAGGCCATGGGCATGACCAGTGAAGAAATTCTTGATTATTTTTATGAAAAAGAAACCTTACGCTTTGAAAGTGGCCGGGTCTACCGGAAGATCCTGGCTGAGCACTATCGCAAGGAGAACGCCTTTGAGGATATTGAGGATCAGGAAGGCAATGTCATTGTAAAAAAAGGCCGACCCATCACCAAAAGGGCCTGGAAACAACTGATCAAGTCCGGGATAGAATTTATTGAGATAGACCAGCATCAGTTGACTGCACAGTATGTCGCCCGGGATCTGATTCACCCTGAAACCGGTGAGGTCATGGCTGAGATGGGCGACTCCTTAAACCCGGATCTGGTTCAGAACATCTTTGAAGCCAAGATTAAGGAAATGCAGATATTGTATACTGCAGGACAGGATGTTTCATCATCCATCCGGGATACTCTCAAACTTGACAAGACCCAGGATATGCTTGAGGCCCAGGTCGAAATCTACAAGAGGCTCAGGCCCAGTTCTCCGCCTACGCCGGAAATTGCCTCCAGCTTTTTTGACAACCTGTTTCGCAATCCAGACTATTACGACCTTTCCCCTGTTGGAAGATACAAGCTCAATTCCAGGCTTGGGCTGGATCTGCCCATGGACTTCAAGACCCTGTCCAACGAAGATATATTGAGGGTCATCAAGCATCTGACCAGGCTCAAAGATACCCACGGTCCTGCAGATGATATAGACTATCTGGGCAACAGACGGGTCCGTCCGGTTGGAGAGCTGGTGGAAAACCAGTACAGGATAGGCCTGGTCCGTATGGAAAGGGCGGTGAAGGAGCGGATGAGTCTTCAGGAAGTAGCCACTCTCATGCCCCATGATCTGATTAACCCCAAGCCGGTGACTGCGGTGCTTAAGGAGTTTTTCGGAACTTCACAGCTCTCTCAGTTTATGGATCAGACCAATCCCCTGTCTGAAGTAACCCACAAGCGCCGGCTTTCTGCTCTGGGCCCAGGTGGACTTACCCGGGAAAGGGCTGGTTTTGAAGTCAGAGATGTGCATCCCAGCCACTACGGGCGAATATGTCCCATTGAGACACCCGAAGGACCCAATATCGGGCTTATAGTCTCCCTTACCACCCATGCCCAGGTTAATGATTTTGGATTCATCGAGACTCCTTACAGACTGGTCAAGAATAATAAGGTTACAGACGAGATAGTTTACCTGGATGCATCCCGGGAGCAGGACCAGATCATTGCTCAGGCTAATGCGCCTATTGATGATCAGGGCCGTTTCACCACTGACCTGGTATCAGCGAGGATTCACGGAGAGTTCAACCTGGTTCCCAAGGAAGAGGTTACCCTCATGGACATTTCACCCAGCCAGATTGTGTCCATCTCTTCTTCCCTTATTCCATTCCTGGAGCACGATGATGCCAACCGCGCCCTCATGGGATCCAACATGCAGCGCCAGGCGGTCCCTTTGCTCAGGTCAGAGCAGCCCCTGGTGGGCACAGGCATGGAGGGGATCGTGGCCAGAGATTCAGGAAGCTGCGTGGCATCTGAAGAAAATGGGGTGGTCAGGTTTGTGGATGCTGAAAAGGTCGTGGTCAGCTATGACCGGGAACTTTCTTCTGCCAAGGGTGATACCATATGCTATGAACTCCAGAAGTTTCATAAATCCAACCAGAACAGCTGTTTTGGCCAGAAGCCCCGTGTCCTCCCTGGTCAGGAAGTTCGAAAGGGGGATATCTTGGCTGATGGTCCGGGGATTATGGATGGCGAACTCGCCCTGGGTAAAAATCTCCTGGTGGCATTCATGCCTTGGTGCGGATATAATTTTGAAGACTCCATTCTCATATCCGAGCGCATGGTCAAGGACGATGTCTTTACATCAGTCCATATTGAGGAATTTGACGTCATTGCCAGGGACACCAAGCTCGGACCTGAAGAAATCACCAGGGACATCCCCAATGTAAGCGATGAAATGCTTAAAAACCTGGATGAGAGCGGCATTATCATGATCGGGGCCAAAGTCAAACAGGATGATATTCTGGTGGGCAAGATCACTCCCAAGGGTGAAACGCAGCTTACTCCTGAAGAAAGACTTTTGCGGGCCATATTCGGGGACAAGGCCCGGGACGTTAAAAATACATCTCTAAAGGTTCCTCCTGGAATTGAAGGCACTGTAATCGATGTCAAAGTCTTCAACCGCCGGTCCAGTGAAAAGGACGAGAGAACCAAGGCCATTGAGGATTACGAGCTGGAAAAACTGACCAAAAAGGAAGAGATACATATAACTTCCGTCACTGCCCAGGTCCGGGACAGAATGTGGAATATTGTTTCCGGAAAAAGGCTCGGGATGACCATCATGGGTAGAAAAAAGGGTGAGGTCCTGGCAGAGGCCAACCAGACCCTGAAAAGAGAAGATCTTGACAGCATTCCGGTCAAAAAACTTGCCGGGGCCTTTGCAGGCAAGGATGTGAACGAGGCAGTTGGAGATGTTCTAGCTACTTATGAGAATCAGCTTCGACTGATTCAAAACCTCTATCACCAGAAAAAGGAAAAGGCTGTTGAGGGGGATGATCTTCCTCCAGGCGTGACCAAAATGGTCAAAGTCTTTATCGCTGTTAAGAGGAAACTTAATGTCGGGGATAAGATGGCTGGCCGGCACGGGAACAAGGGGGTTGTTTCCTGCATTCTTCCTGAAGAGGACATGCCTTTTTTTGCCGACGGCACCCCAGTGGATATTGTGCTCAATCCCCTTGGCGTTCCTTCCCGGATGAACATAGGCCAGATTATGGAAACCCACCTGGGGTGGGCAGCCAAGGAGCTCGGCAGACAGCTGGCTTCCATGGTCGATTCAGGTATAGATGTCAAAATGCTTCGCAAGGAAATCAGCCAGATTTTCGATTCACCGGAAATTGATTCCCTGGCTGAAACCCTGGATGACCAGGCCTTTGTTGAAGCAGTTAAGGAACTGCGCTCGGGGATTATCACCAAGACCCCTGTCTTTGACGGAGCTGAAGAAGATCATATCTGGTCCTGGCTGGAACGGGCAGGCTTGAGCGATGACGGCAAGTCAGTCCTTTTTGACGGAAGGACAGGTGATCCGTTCAAGAACCGGGTCACTGTGGGATATATGTATATGCTCAAGCTTCATCATCTGGTGGATGAAAAAATACATGCCAGGTCGACCGGTCCTTACTCCCTGGTTACCCAGCAGCCTCTTGGAGGAAAGGCCCAGTTCGGCGGCCAGAGGCTGGGTGAAATGGAAGTCTGGGCCATTGAAGCCTACGGGGCAGCTTACCTGCTTCAGGAATTTCTCACTGTCAAGTCCGACGATGTCACCGGCAGGGTCAACATGTACGAGAAGATCGTCAAAGGAAACAACTTCCTTGAGTCGGCCATGCCCGAGTCATTCAACGTGCTGATTAAGGAACTCATGGCCCTTGGCCTTGACGTGGAACTGCTCCAGGATGAGAAAAAGAAACTGGGTAAATAG
- the rpoC gene encoding DNA-directed RNA polymerase subunit beta' — MSLDDLFSQRSSSTTTISGKELKGIKIRVASPEKVREWSFGEVKKPETINYRTFKPERDGLFCAKIFGPVKDYECNCGKYKRMKHRGIVCEKCGVEVIASKVRRDRMGHIELAAPVAHIWFLKSLPSKIGTLLDMTMADMEKVLYFDAYMVIDPGQTSLTQKQVISEEQYLQIIDTFGEDAIKVGMGAEVVRDLLTEIDLEKLKNELREESQATRSQTKKKKIAKRLKIVEAFLESENKCEWMIMEAIPVIPPELRPLVPLDGGRFATSDLNDLYRRVINRNNRLRRLLELGAPDIIIRNEKRMLQEAVDALFDNGRRGRAITGTNGRPLKSLSDMIKGKQGRFRQNLLGKRVDYSGRSVIVVGPNLKLHQCGLPKKMALELFKPFLYSKLEEKGHASTIKSAKKMVERSDVVVWDILDEVVKEYPILLNRAPTLHRLGIQAFEPVLVEGKAIRLHPLVCSAFNADFDGDQMAVHVPLSIEAQVECRVLIMSSNNILSPANGEPIILPSQDIVLGLYYLTVDRSFEKGEGKIFSDRSEVISAFDAGCVDLHARIKVRIDKKLVDTTPGRVMVSEILPDEVPFELVNCLLTKKTIARLVGETYRRAGTKATVILSDRLKDMGYEYSTRAGITIGVKDLKIPETKEKILSSSQELVNEIENQYREGIITRTEKYNKIVDVWTKATNDIAAKMMQDISKDILTDPATGRQEENVSLNPIYMMSNSGARGNKDQMRQLSGMRGLMAKPSGEIIETPITSCFREGLTVLQYFTSTHGARKGLADTALKTANSGYLTRRLVDVVQDVVVAEFDCGTVDGIEISHLMKSGEIQEKVSERTLGRIAMYDVLDPESGDIIVTSNEMITEEAARKIDQAGINILNIRSTLSCKTKRGICALCYGRDLARGHLVNVGETVGIIAAQSIGEPGTQLTMRTFHIGGTASKEIERSNIKAQNAGHVVFARVRTVENSKGEFMVLGKSGQVKIVDDQGREREKYFLPSGAKLFVKADQEVKKGDFLAEWDPFNEPFVTDVSGRIKFTDIIEGRTFQEKVDETTSRATRTITEYRSTNFRPSISICDAKGNVKLRPGTTSEAVFQLPVGAILMLNDGDEVQAGDVIARKPRESSKTKDIVGGLPRVAELFEVRKPKDQAIVTEIDGIVSFGPESKGKRKIIISPETGEPKEYLIPKGRHITVQEGDFVEAGELITEGNPDLHDILKIKGEKYLANYLVEEIQDVYRFQGVQINDKHIEVIVRQMLKKVQIIDPGDTGFLIGQQVEKMSFMQENEKCIKRGENPAMAEPLVLGITQASLTTESFISAASFQETTKVLTEAALMAKVDKLRGLKENVIVGRLVPAGTGFRPYVNSDIAVPEQPENPDRFLEELDEEVFNGQIGR, encoded by the coding sequence ATGAGTTTAGACGATCTTTTCTCCCAGAGGTCATCAAGCACCACCACTATTTCAGGAAAAGAACTCAAGGGGATCAAGATAAGGGTTGCTTCGCCGGAAAAAGTCCGGGAATGGTCCTTCGGAGAGGTGAAAAAGCCCGAGACCATCAATTACAGGACCTTTAAGCCTGAACGGGATGGTCTGTTCTGCGCCAAAATATTCGGGCCGGTCAAGGACTATGAGTGCAATTGCGGCAAATACAAGCGCATGAAACACAGAGGCATTGTCTGTGAAAAGTGTGGTGTGGAAGTTATCGCCTCCAAGGTCAGACGGGACCGCATGGGGCATATAGAGCTTGCCGCTCCTGTTGCTCATATCTGGTTTCTCAAGAGCCTGCCTTCCAAGATTGGCACCCTGCTGGACATGACCATGGCGGACATGGAAAAAGTTCTTTACTTCGACGCCTATATGGTCATTGATCCCGGCCAGACCTCCCTTACCCAAAAACAGGTTATTTCCGAGGAACAGTACCTGCAGATTATTGATACCTTTGGCGAAGACGCCATAAAAGTAGGTATGGGGGCAGAGGTGGTCAGGGACTTGCTGACAGAGATCGATCTGGAAAAGCTCAAAAATGAGCTTCGGGAGGAATCCCAGGCCACCCGCTCCCAGACTAAAAAGAAGAAGATCGCCAAGCGTCTCAAGATCGTGGAAGCCTTTCTGGAATCCGAGAACAAGTGCGAATGGATGATCATGGAAGCCATACCTGTGATTCCACCTGAATTAAGACCACTGGTCCCGCTGGATGGCGGCAGGTTTGCAACTTCTGATCTAAATGACCTTTACCGCAGGGTGATCAACAGAAACAACCGTTTGCGCAGGCTTCTGGAACTCGGAGCACCGGATATAATCATTCGAAATGAAAAGCGGATGCTCCAGGAAGCAGTAGACGCTCTTTTTGACAATGGCCGCAGAGGCAGGGCCATTACCGGAACCAATGGCCGTCCTCTCAAGTCCCTTTCAGACATGATCAAGGGCAAGCAGGGAAGATTCAGGCAGAATCTCCTGGGTAAGCGGGTTGACTACTCTGGTCGTTCAGTCATTGTGGTTGGTCCCAATCTTAAGCTGCACCAGTGCGGTCTACCTAAGAAAATGGCTTTGGAACTGTTCAAGCCATTTCTGTATTCCAAGCTGGAAGAAAAAGGCCATGCCAGCACCATCAAAAGTGCCAAAAAAATGGTTGAACGCAGTGACGTAGTGGTCTGGGACATCCTTGATGAAGTGGTCAAGGAATACCCTATTTTGCTCAACCGCGCTCCTACTCTTCATCGTCTGGGAATTCAAGCCTTTGAGCCGGTCCTGGTGGAAGGAAAGGCCATAAGGCTCCATCCCCTGGTATGTTCGGCCTTTAATGCTGATTTTGACGGTGACCAGATGGCTGTACATGTTCCATTGTCCATTGAAGCCCAGGTTGAGTGCAGGGTGTTGATCATGTCCAGCAATAATATCCTTTCTCCGGCTAATGGTGAACCCATTATCCTTCCTTCCCAGGATATAGTGCTTGGTCTTTACTATCTGACTGTTGATAGGTCTTTTGAAAAAGGTGAAGGCAAAATATTCTCCGACCGAAGTGAGGTCATTTCCGCTTTTGATGCCGGATGTGTGGACCTCCACGCCAGGATCAAGGTCCGTATCGACAAAAAGCTGGTGGATACTACGCCCGGTCGGGTCATGGTCAGCGAGATCCTGCCTGATGAAGTCCCCTTTGAACTGGTGAACTGCCTCTTGACCAAGAAGACCATTGCCAGACTGGTGGGTGAAACTTACCGCCGCGCCGGGACAAAGGCTACGGTAATTCTCAGCGACAGGCTCAAAGATATGGGATACGAGTACTCCACCCGGGCGGGCATCACCATCGGGGTCAAAGATTTGAAGATACCCGAGACCAAGGAAAAAATCCTGTCCTCATCCCAGGAACTGGTCAATGAAATCGAAAACCAGTACCGCGAAGGAATTATTACCAGAACCGAAAAATACAATAAGATTGTTGATGTCTGGACCAAGGCGACCAATGATATTGCCGCCAAGATGATGCAGGACATTTCCAAGGATATCTTGACCGACCCGGCTACAGGTCGCCAGGAAGAGAATGTAAGTCTCAACCCCATTTACATGATGTCCAACTCCGGGGCCAGGGGGAACAAGGATCAGATGCGGCAGCTTTCCGGGATGCGGGGTCTTATGGCCAAGCCTTCAGGAGAAATCATTGAAACACCCATTACCTCCTGCTTCAGAGAGGGACTGACTGTCCTTCAGTACTTTACATCGACTCATGGAGCCAGAAAGGGCCTTGCGGACACCGCCCTTAAAACAGCCAATTCAGGCTATCTGACCAGAAGATTGGTTGATGTTGTCCAGGACGTTGTTGTTGCTGAGTTTGACTGCGGAACTGTTGATGGTATTGAGATTTCACATCTCATGAAATCGGGAGAGATTCAGGAAAAAGTCAGTGAAAGGACTCTCGGGCGGATTGCCATGTACGATGTCCTGGACCCTGAAAGCGGTGATATCATTGTTACCTCCAATGAAATGATCACAGAAGAAGCTGCCCGGAAAATTGACCAGGCCGGCATCAACATCCTGAACATACGCTCTACCTTGAGCTGCAAAACAAAAAGGGGAATATGCGCCCTTTGTTACGGCAGGGATCTGGCCAGGGGCCACCTGGTGAACGTCGGCGAAACCGTTGGCATCATTGCGGCTCAGTCCATTGGAGAACCCGGCACCCAGCTTACCATGCGTACTTTCCATATTGGAGGCACTGCTTCCAAGGAGATAGAGCGTTCAAACATCAAAGCCCAGAATGCCGGCCACGTAGTGTTTGCCAGGGTCAGGACCGTTGAGAATTCCAAAGGTGAGTTCATGGTTCTGGGCAAGAGCGGACAGGTCAAAATCGTGGATGACCAGGGCCGGGAGAGGGAAAAGTATTTTCTTCCCTCCGGTGCCAAGCTGTTTGTCAAGGCCGATCAAGAGGTAAAGAAAGGAGACTTTCTGGCTGAATGGGATCCGTTTAACGAGCCGTTTGTTACTGACGTCAGCGGTCGGATCAAGTTTACTGACATCATCGAAGGCAGGACTTTCCAGGAAAAGGTTGACGAGACCACCTCACGGGCTACCAGGACGATTACAGAGTATCGCTCCACCAACTTCAGACCCAGCATTTCCATCTGCGATGCCAAAGGCAATGTTAAGCTGCGCCCTGGAACAACTTCTGAAGCTGTTTTTCAGCTACCAGTTGGAGCTATTTTAATGCTCAATGATGGCGATGAGGTCCAGGCTGGAGACGTAATAGCCAGGAAGCCCAGGGAATCCTCAAAAACCAAGGATATCGTTGGTGGTCTGCCCAGGGTGGCTGAACTCTTTGAAGTCAGAAAACCCAAGGATCAGGCCATAGTTACTGAAATTGACGGCATTGTATCCTTTGGTCCTGAATCCAAAGGCAAAAGAAAGATCATAATAAGTCCAGAAACTGGAGAACCTAAGGAATATCTGATTCCTAAGGGCAGGCACATTACGGTTCAGGAAGGAGACTTTGTCGAGGCCGGTGAGTTGATCACTGAAGGAAACCCCGACCTGCACGATATTCTGAAGATCAAAGGAGAGAAGTATCTGGCCAATTATCTGGTTGAGGAAATCCAGGATGTATACAGATTCCAGGGTGTTCAGATTAATGATAAACACATTGAGGTCATTGTCCGGCAGATGCTCAAAAAGGTTCAGATAATTGACCCTGGAGATACAGGTTTTCTTATTGGT